Below is a window of Drosophila willistoni isolate 14030-0811.24 chromosome XR unlocalized genomic scaffold, UCI_dwil_1.1 Seg144, whole genome shotgun sequence DNA.
GGATTCCTCATTTCTCCATCTCATCTTCCCGTCTATTCGCATCCGTGTTGATTTGACATTTACCTTTCAAAAAGCCAAGTGCACTTTTACCTTCACTTTAGGGTTCCCACTCTCACTCCTATCTTATGCATTAAGCTCTTTGTatattgctttttgtttttgtgactAGCTGAGAtcatatattttatgtttgaatgtatataattaatttcatatatataattattaataatcCAATGTCcgtacacacacgcacacacaaacacatatttatatatgcactATGACAACACTTTCACattttgatatatgtatgcgtgcatgtacatatatacatacatacgtaaaTTTGTGTAGTGTGTGCAGGCTTAGGTCAGCACGTCAGttctaattttttctttttgtgttagTTTGCTGAACACGCCCTGCCATTTGATCATTCATTGTATTTGGGTAATAGTTGATTGTCACTGCGTTAATAAAACTTTAACACTTTACctgtgtttggtttttttattctttagttagGCTTAAAAgcatttataaaaaaaaacaaaaaaaaagcaaaatttcACGCACACACGTTTTGGCGAATAAAGTTGCCAGACTATTCGGCGCGACTGCACTGCACAGCTGTTGCAATTGAGTTGCGGCGTATATCGTTATCGAAAGAGAGATATGGACAACACCAAGGAGGCGGCACAAGATGATCCAAAGCGGAAATCAGATCAGAAGAGATTAATTCAATTGATGCATGAATACAATAATCTCAAGGATGCCACACAAATCGTCCTGGCGGCCCTGGCCCAGTCTAATGGTGTTTCACTAAAATCCATGCATAAAAAGTATAACTTGCCAATTGGcgaataaaaaacaataactaCAAAacacagatacatacatatgtggaAAAATCGTCTTTTTGAAACAATTTGCATTATGGCAGtgcacatttttattttatatatgtatatctttcCCTCTCTTTACGACTAAGAATTGGACTTAAAACTAAACAAGTCTATGCACTGCATATAAGTATTGTGTGTATAGTGATCATTGCCATTTTCATGTGGATGTCAATTATTGGCCCGCGTGGAAATAGGAGCGACACCGTTCATTAAATGCTTTATAGGTGCGCTCCTTAATAATGTCCTCGACATTCAGTTCAGATTGGAGTACACGAAGTTTTCGTTGTTCGGCTTTAAATTTGCTATCGGCTTCTATATCATCCGGTTGTGCCTTTCGCCGTTCTGCTAGATTTTTTAAAGTGTTGGCGGAGAGGGTTATGCAACTCCGTATGTTTTCTTGCTGTGGTATTTCCCAGTATAATAATTAGTAAATATTGGAAGAGATGAGGGATGAGATTTTATTTACCCTCGAGCTGTGGGATTGCTGAAGTTTGGCATACAGGTCGCGACAGGTGCCCTCGCTATTTACCTGTCCCTTAAACGATTCCGTGGGCAAGGCATTCAGACTGTAAATAATTTTATCATCCACATCTCTCATCTTTTTGAGGGCTTCCTAATCAATTTGAAGATTAGTTTTCTATGGTTTTAATGTTTCTGCTATCTTACTTGAAACCCAAGAAAGTCAAGGCAAGATATTGCCGCCATTTGTTAGATAATGTATTGAAAAACGAATaaccaataaaaaattaaaaaacaaagtttatatttctttatttgtttgccGGTGCAATGTGTCTACTAGAGGTGGAAGGCTATCGGTGGCGCCGACTATCGATAGCTGAGCGATGCCACCTTGTTGGCGGTTCGATAGCAGCGCGTTGCCATATAGGAAGaaatgtgtctgtgtgttagGGTTCCCATgtcaaaacaataaaagaatTAATATAaagagatacatacatacatatgtaaataaaaataagaaaaatgcCCGTGAAATTTGAGGATATACGGTTAAAAATCGAAAACGGCGATTACACACTAGCCGCGAATGGCAAAAGTACACGAAGCACCGTTTGGCATGTGTATAGGAAAATTGAGAAGGAGGATGGCACAATATTGGATGATGTCTTATACTGTATAGGATGCAAGGGGCTGAAGTCCTTCACACACAAGTCGACAACAAATCTCCGTCGCCATAGATGTCATATGCAATATCTCAAAGACCAGAGGCATTGTGGGCTTGGTGTTTTGAGTTCCGGAGCCAAAGACTGGTACAAAACAGTTGACGATGCGGAAATCTCAGTGGAGAACAGTTTAGTGGAGGCTGAACTCAAGACGGATGAGGATGCCGATGACGGTGTTGATGACGAAATACTTGGCGATGATATTGATGATATCGATCAATCATTGATGGAGGATCTAATGGAAAAGAAACATAACTCCACTGATGGGGGCGTCTATTCAATGGACACTGCAGCTTCGGTTTCCACCATTATGCGTTCCCAACCACCATCCAGCCATAATGCTGATCCCTTGAATGTGAGTTCTGTGTCATCTGTTCCCACGCCTGTTGTTACTACCCCTGCCACATCTACTAATTCACATCTATGGGATATAAATGGAGTAGATGAATCCTCCATATATGCTCAGACTTGGTCCTTGGAATACCGCAAACTGAGCGAAGACCAAAAATTTTTTGCCAAGCGCGCCATCGATGAAATCTTTGTCCTAGGTCGTTTAAGGCGTCTTACACTGAATACAGTACCGCCAGCCGAATAGTTGGGGGTTTTTAGCCATAAGTCTagaattaaacaaataatattaaaCTATACActaatgtaaatacatatatatatatatatatatattattaattaaaataactttcCGGTCGTGGTGTAGTTATTTATAATCCATACACAAAtgtttcttttatataaaagacaaacacatttaaaatttatgaatagtttcctttattttaaggaattttttgttaatcgTGACAATTTGCATATGTAGCTACAGATGTATACCAAATGCATTGAACGCCttcatattttgtttataatacATTTATACTAAGAGATATATCTTACAAACAATATAtgaattttgcaattttttccATATATTGGACTATTTCAATCCTTTTTTCTCAATTAAGATAGTAAACcctcatacatatattccgAAATATTGAGATCAAGTTGGAAGCTAATCgaataagttttttttaacatggtagaaaatatatttgttacTGTTTTGAAAGAATTTTCAATCTGTCGAGTTTTTAGCTCAAAGTTTAAAGGGATTTTTACCAATGATAGCTCCGAAGAAATATTTACTGAATGAATTCACCGTTATGATGATAAACTTTTACTCAAAATTCAGGGGTATAATCaacaatacaatttaaattccCCTCCCAAAGTGTTAGAAAACCCGATATCTCAATAGTCAGACGACAGCAGCAATATCGATTGTCACAGACATCGATAGCATTTAAATACCGATAACTAAGCTTTGAGAATGCTAACAAGGGACAATTTGCACttgcaaaaatttgtaattggatattttattaacttttagATTGAGACACTATGACTGCGCGAAAACCAGTTCACAGTCACCTCAGTCCCCATCCGAATGTCACATATTTGGACGATTCGAATAACGAGTATGACAGCGAAGACTTGGAAGAAAGTACAAATGTTCCAGGATCACCAAAGAAACAAGCCACACCTGAAGTTGACATCAGGGAGAAAACAACGCCTGTAAAAccagaaaagaaacaaaagatcgaGACGAGATCGCAATCAAATTGGGGGCCTTTACCTTGGAAAATACTAATACTTGTTGCAATTGTTGCAATTGCTTATTCCTTGTGGCCTTCGCCGGCTTTTAAGAGCTGCAGTTTTGCTAAACTGCAAAAGGAAAACCAGCAGTCTGAAAATGTGTGGAAAGCCCTGAAAGTTGGAATTGAGAATATGCTCAACAAGAAGCAAGTAACACCAAATGTCTATCTATTTTTGTACCAGGACCCAAGCCTAGAAAAACTAACTGAAGAAATAGCTTCCGAGACATCCAGATGCTTTGGTGAGAAACATTGGAGAGACGCCATCGATTCATTATTCAAATTATAATTGAGCCTCATTCAATTCATAGGTTATGAGAAAGTCATCAAAATGGATCGTGAAGACTTTATCACTGAAGGAGATGACTATGGTTATGCCATTAGGCGGTATAAGGAAAAAATAGAAGATGGCAAAGTTTTGGCTATTATCAATCTAACCGAGGTCAGTCAGTCTACTTACTGTGTGATAGATACACTAAGATGCTTCGGTAAATGGTGTGACTTTAAATGTTTCATTCGATTTCTTTTTAGCTTCCGGCAAATGCTGCGCGTGCGTTGCATACGATATGCGACACTGTTAGCCCGATCGCGGAAgatgttgttattttcttaacctTGAAACTATTGAAGCAAGTGAATCCCAACAAGAATTCGGTTCAGTTAGCCCTTGACACGTTGAAGGAATTGTGGGGGACGCAGTTGAGCTCAAACGAATTGGATCCCCTAATTATTCGTGTCATGGATCAAGTACTTCATTTGAAATCCTAGAATATTTAATACACAAAAAGCATGTAAAAAGAGTTCAGTATAATTATTTGTATAAATTGCAAATAACATTTGCTATGATTGATTCAAGTCCtaaggaaaatatatttttgatatagAAATTGCATATTCAGCTGAAAAAGACATGATTGCATGTATTAAACATATAAGCAAACTGTATACTAATCCACATACTTAAAAGATCATATACAAGCATATACATACAACCTTAGGAGATCTCCAAGATCTCAGATTTGTTTAGAAAACGTAATGGCATGTTGTTGAAatacatattaaatattaaaagacCGAGTTTAAGAAgcaaatgtatattttttttcgacaattaaaaactaataTTGAAGCTGTAGTgaacatttatatatttactcATATGtcaacaattaaaattagACTACATGTGTATTATTTAGTAGGCTTTTTTCGAGTTCGATGTGTCAATATTTAGTTTAGGTGGTTTTAGCTATCTGTCTGTCACTATAAATAGTCGGTCTTGGATTGGCAGAAGTCAGAATTCGATTCTCTCATCCGCTGAGAACAaccaaacaaaagcaaaaactagCCAAGATGCGTTTCATCTGTGTCCTATTCCTTAGCTGTGTGGTGGCCTATGCTTCCGGTGCAGGCACCTCCCCGAGCACGTCCCCAAGCACGTCCCCGAGCACCTCCCCGAGCACCACCCCAAGCACCTCGCCGGCCACCTCCACCCCAACCACCTCCACTCCAACCACTTCAACACCAAGCACTTCGACACCAACCACATCCACAGCTACCACTGCAGCTCCAGCAAGTGATGCCGCCACGACTACCACAACTGCATCATCCACAGCAACTACCACCACCGAATCGACCACAcccaagaagaagaagcacgTCACCCACTGGAAGGTTAAGCGTCATCATaagaagaacaacaagaacaagaagaaTGGTcacaacaagaagaagatCATCCACAGACACCGCGCTTAGACGAGCCCTTTCTACAATCTACATGTTAAGGATGCGATGACTAAATGATGACTAAATCAAGGAATATTGCTACTATATTGTTTTCTAGATATTTAAGTTTCATAatataacaaataaacaaattgtaaTTCTCAAAAATTATCTATTTGCGTTAtacttttaaatattataGCGATGATGAGCAATTTTGCAGTACATTATTACGTTGACTTATAATTTAAGCTTATGATATAATGAAGcgaaaaataaagtttgaaaacgaaaactaaaaacaacaataaacattAATAGATGCTACGGTAGGGCTAACTTCGAATTTGTCTAGAATAGACTTTTAAATCTAATCTATTATTTCCTTGATACATCTAAATACTCTTACAGTCAGTTTGAAACTATAATCATAAGTTATCAGCATAGTTTATAGGATTAATGTGGATGGATTTTAGCTCATTATTGCCCAGaacacacattttgtattaatatttttattggtATACATATTCTACTATAATTTTTAGTTCTCAATGCAACTAAACTGAAACTAAAAAGtcaccagagggccggggctaacttcgaccgcgtcaaagtttgtatacccttgcaactttttgggtaactctttccttataATGATggctatagccatcaaagtggaaaaacgttttagctACAAAGGCTAAGGTTTGCGAAAGAATGggctacaatcttagcatagaaaataacgaaagAAATATTTGACAATTGCATACTGCTAAGTTTATTTTCGAAAGTATCTAGTACTTTCGGCTAGACGGAAGCAATTCACATatttttgagatccaagaaggcCTGGGATGTTTCTAAAATTCGACCTGGTCAAGGGAGTACAGTACTTCAATCATTCTACTTCGTGAACtcatacagtcaacatcaaaaataaaacaaaaataaaacaaaaactttgctTTAATTCtgaatatcaaaaaaaaaaaaacaaaaaaacaaaaataaaaataaaacgaaaacttTGCTTTAATTCtgaatatcaaaaaaaaaaaaaaaaaaaaaaaaaaaaaaaacaaaaacaaaagtgaaaatatgtTGACTAGTACTAGTACTCTCAGCTAGACGGAGGCAATTCACACatttttgagatccaagaaggcctgggatgtttgtaaaattcgaccTGGTCAAGGGGTACAGTACTTCAATCATTCTACTTCGTAAACtcatacagtcaacatcaaaaataaaacaaaaactgctTTAATTCtgaatatcaaaaaaaaaaaaaaaaaaaaaaaaaaaacaaaagtgaaaatatgtTGAATTGATCCTGCAATCCGGAAAGGTTAGTAAACACGAGGATATTACTTTTCATAATCGTgaccaagtgttcttttccagGAATTGGTTATGAAGCTTCCGATCTCAGCTAGCATATACGAGCTTAAGACTGAGCTACAGAGTCTTCTCAATATTTAGCCGGGAACATTGGAGATTTCTGCTTCTGATGTAACGTTGGCCGATTCAGAAGTTGCTGGTCtaggcaacaacaaacaaattaagccgattgtgtcttgctatgaaggcaacaattttgtgtgCTTGATACGATTTTCTCTTGAGGCCGAGGATATCGCGCTTCCATTAGTCGATAATTCGGTGTCAGACTCAAATATTGAAGTTGTGTCGCTCGAAGGAAGTGAATCTTCAGTCATTGAGCTATCTTCAGGAGCTAGTAGCGAAAGAAAAGGCCAAGGACATGAAAAACTTATTGAGACCAAACGGTAAGTGTTAGAAATAGGAAATCAAAATTCAGTATGACTGAATATTCCATCATTTCAAAAATCTTTCTCGAATCC
It encodes the following:
- the LOC6639048 gene encoding DNA repair protein SWI5 homolog, coding for MDNTKEAAQDDPKRKSDQKRLIQLMHEYNNLKDATQIVLAALAQSNGVSLKSMHKKYNLPIGE
- the LOC6638941 gene encoding uncharacterized protein LOC6638941, encoding MTARKPVHSHLSPHPNVTYLDDSNNEYDSEDLEESTNVPGSPKKQATPEVDIREKTTPVKPEKKQKIETRSQSNWGPLPWKILILVAIVAIAYSLWPSPAFKSCSFAKLQKENQQSENVWKALKVGIENMLNKKQVTPNVYLFLYQDPSLEKLTEEIASETSRCFGYEKVIKMDREDFITEGDDYGYAIRRYKEKIEDGKVLAIINLTELPANAARALHTICDTVSPIAEDVVIFLTLKLLKQVNPNKNSVQLALDTLKELWGTQLSSNELDPLIIRVMDQVLHLKS
- the LOC6639047 gene encoding protein MIX23, which codes for MAAISCLDFLGFQEALKKMRDVDDKIIYSLNALPTESFKGQVNSEGTCRDLYAKLQQSHSSRQENIRSCITLSANTLKNLAERRKAQPDDIEADSKFKAEQRKLRVLQSELNVEDIIKERTYKAFNERCRSYFHAGQ
- the LOC111519533 gene encoding cell wall protein DAN4-like, which produces MRFICVLFLSCVVAYASGAGTSPSTSPSTSPSTSPSTTPSTSPATSTPTTSTPTTSTPSTSTPTTSTATTAAPASDAATTTTTASSTATTTTESTTPKKKKHVTHWKVKRHHKKNNKNKKNGHNKKKIIHRHRA
- the LOC6639046 gene encoding uncharacterized protein LOC6639046 codes for the protein MPVKFEDIRLKIENGDYTLAANGKSTRSTVWHVYRKIEKEDGTILDDVLYCIGCKGLKSFTHKSTTNLRRHRCHMQYLKDQRHCGLGVLSSGAKDWYKTVDDAEISVENSLVEAELKTDEDADDGVDDEILGDDIDDIDQSLMEDLMEKKHNSTDGGVYSMDTAASVSTIMRSQPPSSHNADPLNVSSVSSVPTPVVTTPATSTNSHLWDINGVDESSIYAQTWSLEYRKLSEDQKFFAKRAIDEIFVLGRLRRLTLNTVPPAE